TGACAAGAATCAGCATGTTTTTTGAAACTCTTAAGCAGGAGTGATTATCATTAATACGAATCTAATGTTGGGGTCGCGTGTAGGCGTTGCGGTTTGATGGGACGAGTCAGGAATAAATCTAGGTGATTATCTGTCGTTATCATGGTTTTTCTCGAGTTATCTTGCGGTCTTCGATAATGGTTATTGCAACAAGTCAATGTAACGGGTTACGGGTACGGGTGTTACGGGTATAGGTGTGACAGGTATGGGCCTTACGGGTTGCGGGTGTTATGGGTGTTATGGGTGTTACGGGTGTTACGGGTGTTACGGGTTTGTTCTCTTATGTACTTGGCAATGATATCGAATTCAAGATTGACATTATCACCTACACGACGTTCATAAAGCGTTGTTCTCTTCAAGGTCTCGGGTATAACGTTTACAACAAACTTAGGACCTTCGATTTTTTTTAAAACCGTGAGGCTTACGCCGTCAATAGAGATAGATCCCTGATCGACTACGAGATCTTCGAAATCTTTAGAGAAAGCTACCTCTATTTTCCATGCATCCTCTGTCTTGCGGAGATTGCTTATCTTTCCCGAAGAATCTACATGACCCTGGACGATATGGCCTCCAAGAGGTTTTGACAGTGTAAGCGCCCTTTCCAGGTTGACCCTTGAGCCCGAATAAAGCGACCCAAGCGATATCCGATTGAGAGACTCTGCCGTCGCCTCGACTTTTACCCAACCATCACCATTTTCCGTTACAGTAAGACAGGCTCCGTTAATTGAGATACTGTCTCCCGGGGATACATCGAGTGAAGTGGATATCTCCAAAACCTTGTTTGCGCCTCTGCTCGAAACCCTCTTTATACTGCCGACTTCCTCGATAATGCCTGTGAACATTCTAATTTCCTTTCTTCAATTTATCCTCAGGCATCGAGGGTTTTGCCTCGAGTCTCAAATCATCGCCCATGGGCGTAACTCTGAGGTTCTTAAGAAACATACGTTCGCTGATCATTCCGCATTCAATGGTATCCGTATATCCTACTCCCTTGCCCATTAATGACGGGTTGATGCATATACTAAGAAAGTCAACAAAACCCTGTCTCAGGAACTCGGATGCAAGCTCTCCGCCTCCTTCAACTAAAAGCTGGGAGACGTGTCTGCGGCCGAGCTCTTTGAGAACATCC
The DNA window shown above is from bacterium and carries:
- a CDS encoding riboflavin synthase translates to MFTGIIEEVGSIKRVSSRGANKVLEISTSLDVSPGDSISINGACLTVTENGDGWVKVEATAESLNRISLGSLYSGSRVNLERALTLSKPLGGHIVQGHVDSSGKISNLRKTEDAWKIEVAFSKDFEDLVVDQGSISIDGVSLTVLKKIEGPKFVVNVIPETLKRTTLYERRVGDNVNLEFDIIAKYIREQTRNTRNTRNTHNTHNTRNP